In the genome of Pseudomonas sp. LBUM920, one region contains:
- a CDS encoding hydrolase, which translates to MTPSVDLFKPAFGLGNPHLQTLWGPLWRPTTHIERQRERLWLDDGDFLDLDWHGPHDAQAPLVLVLHGLTGSSNSPYVAGLQKVLAAQGWASAALNWRGCSGEPNLLARSYHSGASEDLAAAIAHLRAKRPLAPLYAVGYSLGGNVLLKHLGETGQASGLHGAAAVSVPFRLDQCADRIGLGFSRVYQKHFMREMLAYIRVKQRRFLQDGQADGLKTLEALGSLEKMRTFWDFDGRVTAPLHGFLSAEDYYRRASSRYYLGDIRTPTLIIQAADDPFVFAHSLPEASELSACTEFELLAKGGHVGFVDGSLKRPTYYLERRIPQWLLAQHG; encoded by the coding sequence ATGACCCCTTCCGTCGACCTGTTCAAACCCGCTTTCGGCCTCGGCAACCCGCACCTGCAAACGCTGTGGGGGCCGTTGTGGCGTCCTACCACGCATATTGAACGCCAACGCGAACGCTTGTGGCTGGACGACGGCGACTTCCTTGACCTTGACTGGCACGGCCCCCATGACGCGCAAGCGCCATTGGTGCTGGTGCTGCATGGGCTGACCGGCTCGTCCAATTCGCCCTACGTGGCCGGCTTGCAAAAAGTCCTCGCCGCCCAAGGCTGGGCGAGCGCCGCGCTGAACTGGCGCGGGTGTTCGGGTGAGCCCAACCTGCTGGCGCGCAGTTACCATTCGGGCGCCAGCGAAGACCTGGCAGCAGCGATTGCGCATCTGCGCGCCAAGCGACCGTTGGCGCCGCTGTATGCCGTGGGTTATTCGCTGGGCGGCAACGTGCTGCTCAAGCACTTGGGTGAAACCGGCCAAGCCTCGGGGCTGCATGGCGCGGCCGCGGTGTCGGTGCCGTTTCGCCTGGACCAGTGTGCGGATCGCATCGGGCTGGGGTTTTCGCGGGTGTATCAGAAGCACTTTATGCGCGAGATGCTGGCGTATATCCGCGTCAAGCAACGTCGTTTTTTACAGGATGGCCAAGCTGACGGGCTGAAAACCCTCGAGGCACTCGGCTCGCTGGAGAAGATGCGTACGTTCTGGGACTTCGACGGGCGGGTGACCGCGCCGCTGCATGGCTTTCTCAGCGCCGAGGACTATTACCGCCGCGCGTCGAGTCGCTATTACCTGGGCGATATTCGCACGCCGACGCTGATTATCCAGGCGGCCGATGACCCATTCGTGTTCGCCCACAGCTTGCCCGAGGCCAGTGAACTGTCGGCTTGCACCGAGTTCGAGTTGTTGGCCAAGGGTGGGCATGTGGGGTTTGTTGATGGGTCGCTGAAGCGCCCCACTTATTACCTGGAGCGTCGCATTCCACAGTGGCTACTGGCTCAACACGGCTAA
- the ftsY gene encoding signal recognition particle-docking protein FtsY, with translation MFGSNDDKKNPAAAGEKKGLFGWLRKKPQETVVEQPQVQPEPIPEPIVDAEPVAEIPAPVVLPMAEPVLQPVVEEVPEPEPEHKPWLELPVAEEPVALVEDVQAEHVTPPIPLAVEPVAVVVESSPVIETPAPAVVEPAPAPAPVVVAAPAVIEPPAAPEPVAAAAETSKTGFFARLKQGLSKTSASIGEGMASLFLGKKVIDDELLEDIETRLLTADVGVEATAVIIQSLTQKVARKQLTDADALYKSLQAELAAMLKPVEAPLVITPNKPFVILVVGVNGAGKTTTIGKLAKKLQSEGKKVMLAAGDTFRAAAVEQLQVWGERNKIPVIAQHTGADSASVIFDAVQAAKARNIDVLIADTAGRLHTKDNLMEELKKVRRVISKLDADAPHEVLLVLDAGTGQNAISQAKQFNQTVQLTGLALTKLDGTAKGGVIFALAKQFGLPIRYIGVGEGIDDLRTFEAEPFVQALFAERERS, from the coding sequence ATGTTTGGTTCCAACGACGACAAGAAGAACCCAGCTGCGGCTGGCGAGAAAAAAGGCCTGTTCGGATGGCTGCGCAAAAAGCCGCAGGAAACCGTCGTCGAACAGCCACAGGTTCAGCCTGAGCCGATTCCCGAACCTATAGTTGACGCCGAACCGGTTGCTGAAATCCCGGCACCGGTGGTGTTGCCGATGGCCGAGCCGGTGTTGCAGCCGGTGGTTGAGGAGGTGCCGGAACCTGAGCCTGAACACAAGCCGTGGCTTGAGCTGCCGGTTGCCGAAGAACCTGTGGCACTGGTCGAGGATGTGCAGGCTGAGCACGTGACGCCGCCGATTCCGCTCGCGGTCGAGCCGGTGGCCGTTGTGGTCGAGTCGTCACCTGTCATCGAAACGCCTGCGCCAGCAGTTGTTGAGCCCGCGCCAGCGCCCGCGCCTGTCGTCGTTGCCGCGCCTGCCGTGATCGAGCCGCCCGCTGCCCCGGAGCCGGTCGCCGCTGCCGCTGAAACCAGCAAAACCGGCTTCTTTGCCCGCCTCAAGCAAGGTCTGAGCAAGACCAGCGCCAGCATCGGCGAAGGCATGGCCAGTCTGTTCCTGGGCAAAAAGGTCATCGATGACGAGCTGCTGGAAGACATCGAAACCCGTCTGCTGACCGCCGACGTGGGCGTCGAAGCCACTGCGGTGATCATCCAGAGCCTGACGCAGAAGGTTGCGCGCAAACAACTGACCGACGCCGACGCGCTCTACAAATCGCTGCAGGCTGAACTGGCCGCGATGCTCAAACCCGTGGAAGCGCCGCTGGTGATCACGCCGAACAAGCCGTTCGTGATCCTGGTCGTCGGTGTCAACGGCGCCGGTAAAACCACCACCATTGGCAAGCTGGCCAAGAAGCTGCAGTCGGAAGGCAAGAAAGTCATGCTCGCCGCCGGCGACACCTTCCGCGCCGCAGCCGTGGAGCAGCTGCAGGTGTGGGGTGAGCGCAACAAGATTCCGGTCATCGCCCAGCACACCGGCGCCGACTCCGCGTCCGTCATCTTCGACGCCGTGCAAGCCGCCAAGGCCCGTAACATCGACGTATTGATTGCCGATACCGCCGGTCGTCTGCACACCAAAGACAACTTGATGGAAGAGTTGAAAAAGGTCCGCCGCGTCATCAGCAAGCTCGACGCCGACGCGCCGCACGAAGTGTTGCTGGTGCTTGACGCCGGCACCGGCCAGAACGCCATCAGCCAGGCCAAACAATTCAACCAGACGGTGCAACTCACCGGCCTGGCATTGACTAAGCTCGACGGCACGGCCAAGGGCGGCGTGATCTTCGCCCTGGCCAAACAGTTCGGGTTGCCGATTCGTTACATCGGCGTCGGTGAAGGTATCGACGACCTGCGCACCTTTGAAGCCGAACCCTTTGTACAGGCACTTTTCGCCGAGCGGGAGCGTTCATGA
- the ftsX gene encoding permease-like cell division protein FtsX, with the protein MSATRSPKVSERVAPKAADPQPQKKKRDEDDGPDFGTLLRAWIESHRASLLDSLRRLGKQPIGSFFTCLVMAVALSLPMGLSLLLNNVERLGGSWQRAAQISLYLNLDASAKDGENLRDDIKNLPGVADAEYISRDQALEEFQQQSGLGEALKELPQNPLPGVVLVTPNEVDKPALEALRQKLAEMPKVQQAQLDLVWVERLAAILKLGDRFVFGLTVLLVSALLLVIGNTIRLHIENRRTEIEVIKLVGGTDSYVRRPFLYMGALYGFGAGILSWGVLAFGLDWLNDAVVGLAGLYGSDFALAGVPVADGLSLLLGAVLLGYIGAWIAVARHLRELAPK; encoded by the coding sequence ATGAGTGCAACACGCAGCCCTAAAGTATCCGAGCGTGTGGCGCCTAAAGCCGCCGACCCGCAGCCGCAGAAGAAAAAACGCGACGAGGACGACGGTCCGGACTTCGGCACGCTGCTGCGCGCCTGGATCGAAAGCCATCGCGCCAGCCTGCTCGACAGCCTGCGCCGCCTGGGCAAGCAACCCATTGGCAGCTTTTTCACCTGCCTGGTGATGGCCGTGGCACTGAGCCTGCCGATGGGTTTGTCGCTGCTTCTTAATAATGTCGAGCGCCTGGGTGGTTCCTGGCAGCGTGCGGCGCAGATTTCGCTGTACCTGAACCTCGACGCCAGCGCCAAAGATGGCGAGAACTTGCGTGATGACATCAAGAACCTGCCGGGTGTGGCGGACGCCGAGTACATCAGTCGCGACCAGGCGCTTGAGGAGTTCCAGCAGCAATCCGGCCTGGGTGAGGCGCTCAAAGAGTTGCCGCAGAACCCGCTGCCGGGCGTGGTGTTGGTAACGCCAAATGAAGTCGACAAGCCGGCGCTGGAGGCCCTGCGACAAAAACTCGCAGAGATGCCGAAGGTACAACAGGCGCAACTTGATCTAGTCTGGGTAGAGCGTCTTGCCGCGATTCTCAAGCTGGGCGACCGCTTTGTGTTCGGCCTGACGGTGTTGTTGGTGTCTGCATTACTTTTGGTGATAGGTAATACCATTCGTCTTCATATTGAAAACCGTCGCACCGAGATAGAAGTGATTAAACTGGTCGGCGGCACGGACAGCTATGTGCGTCGTCCTTTTCTGTACATGGGCGCGCTTTATGGCTTTGGTGCCGGGATTTTGTCCTGGGGCGTGCTGGCTTTTGGCCTTGACTGGCTGAACGACGCGGTAGTCGGGCTTGCCGGCTTGTACGGCAGCGATTTTGCCCTGGCCGGCGTGCCGGTTGCCGATGGGCTGTCACTCTTGCTTGGCGCGGTATTGTTGGGGTATATCGGTGCGTGGATTGCGGTCGCTCGTCACTTACGTGAGCTGGCGCCGAAGTAG
- a CDS encoding pitrilysin family protein — translation MSDRKSSRLIFPGLVVVTLIAASAVYFLRPSESVASQALDKAESANKLQSLAELDGKAPTNRKLDVQTWTTADGAKVLFVEAHELPMFDMRILFAAGSSQDGDTPGLALLTNAMLNEGVPGKDVSQIASGFEGLGADFGNGAYRDMALVSLRSLSDSDKRDAALALFDDVIGKPTFPADSLARIKNQILAGFEYQKQNPAKLASLELFKRLYGDHPYAHPSEGTPDSIAKINLAQLQAFHAKAYAAGNAVIAVVGDLTRAEAEAMTAKVSASLPKGPALAKIAQPTEPQAGLSHIEFPSKQTHLLFAQLGIDRADPDYAALSLGNQILGGGGFGTRLMSEVREKRGLTYGVYSGFSPMQARGPFMINLQTRAEMSGGTLRLVEDVLADYLKTGPTQKELDDAKRELAGSFPLSTASNADIVGQLGAMGFYNLPLSYLEDFMKQSQALTVEQVKAAMNKHLSADKMVIVTAGPTIAQKPLPPPTDKPAEQPLGVPEH, via the coding sequence ATGAGTGATCGTAAAAGCAGCCGCCTGATCTTTCCTGGCCTGGTCGTCGTTACCCTGATCGCCGCCAGTGCCGTGTACTTCCTGCGCCCAAGCGAATCCGTCGCCAGCCAGGCCCTGGATAAAGCTGAATCGGCCAACAAATTGCAATCGCTGGCGGAACTGGACGGCAAGGCGCCGACCAACCGCAAGCTCGACGTGCAAACCTGGACCACCGCTGACGGCGCCAAGGTGCTGTTTGTCGAAGCCCACGAATTGCCGATGTTCGACATGCGCATCCTGTTCGCCGCCGGCAGCAGCCAGGACGGCGACACCCCCGGCCTGGCACTGTTGACCAATGCGATGCTCAACGAAGGCGTACCGGGCAAGGATGTCAGCCAGATCGCCAGCGGTTTTGAAGGCTTGGGCGCCGATTTCGGCAATGGTGCTTACCGCGACATGGCGCTGGTTTCGCTGCGCAGCCTGAGCGACAGCGACAAGCGCGACGCGGCCCTGGCACTGTTCGACGACGTGATCGGCAAGCCGACCTTCCCTGCCGATTCCCTGGCGCGGATCAAAAACCAGATCCTCGCAGGCTTTGAATACCAGAAGCAGAACCCGGCCAAGCTGGCCAGCCTTGAGCTGTTCAAGCGCCTGTACGGTGACCATCCTTACGCCCACCCGAGCGAAGGCACGCCCGACAGCATTGCGAAGATTAACCTCGCGCAACTGCAGGCGTTCCACGCCAAGGCGTATGCCGCGGGCAATGCGGTGATTGCAGTGGTCGGCGACCTGACCCGTGCCGAGGCCGAAGCCATGACGGCCAAGGTCTCCGCGTCGCTGCCTAAAGGCCCGGCCCTGGCGAAGATCGCCCAACCGACCGAGCCGCAAGCCGGCTTGAGCCATATCGAATTCCCGTCCAAGCAGACGCACCTGCTGTTCGCACAATTGGGCATCGACCGCGCCGACCCGGACTACGCGGCCTTGTCGCTGGGCAACCAGATCCTGGGCGGCGGTGGTTTCGGCACCCGCTTGATGAGTGAAGTGCGTGAAAAACGCGGCCTGACCTACGGCGTGTACTCCGGCTTCTCGCCGATGCAGGCACGCGGCCCGTTCATGATCAACCTGCAGACCCGCGCCGAAATGAGCGGCGGCACCCTGCGCCTGGTCGAAGACGTGCTGGCCGACTACCTCAAGACCGGCCCGACGCAAAAGGAACTGGACGACGCCAAGCGTGAGCTGGCCGGCAGCTTCCCGCTGTCCACCGCGAGCAACGCCGATATCGTCGGGCAGCTGGGCGCCATGGGTTTCTACAACCTGCCGCTGAGCTATCTTGAGGATTTCATGAAACAATCCCAGGCCCTGACCGTAGAGCAGGTCAAGGCTGCAATGAATAAACACTTGAGCGCCGACAAGATGGTCATCGTGACCGCCGGCCCGACGATTGCGCAAAAGCCACTACCGCCCCCCACTGATAAACCTGCCGAGCAGCCGCTCGGGGTTCCGGAGCATTAA
- the rsmD gene encoding 16S rRNA (guanine(966)-N(2))-methyltransferase RsmD gives MASSSRPKKPVHNVHNGVGQLRIIGGEWGSRKLSFPDVVGLRPTPDRVRETLFNWLAPYIGGAKVLDPFAGSGALFLEALSRGAAQAQALDASNVAVSSLKEHLGTLRCTTGQVQTADALRYLETQAATEYDVVFLDPPFNQNLLPTVCALLEERQWLAADAWIYTESETAPSTLGLPGAWRLHREQKSGRVYYALWHRLVESAV, from the coding sequence ATGGCCAGTTCATCTCGCCCGAAAAAACCCGTCCACAACGTGCATAACGGTGTGGGCCAACTGCGCATCATTGGCGGTGAATGGGGCAGCCGCAAGCTGAGCTTCCCCGACGTCGTAGGCCTGCGCCCGACGCCGGATCGCGTGCGTGAAACCCTGTTCAACTGGCTTGCGCCGTACATCGGCGGGGCCAAAGTGCTGGACCCGTTCGCCGGCAGCGGCGCGCTGTTCCTGGAGGCGCTGTCCCGTGGCGCGGCCCAGGCCCAGGCGCTGGATGCCAGCAATGTGGCGGTGTCCAGCCTCAAGGAGCACCTGGGCACTTTGCGCTGCACCACCGGCCAGGTCCAGACCGCCGACGCGCTGCGCTACCTGGAAACCCAGGCGGCGACTGAATACGACGTGGTGTTTCTCGACCCGCCGTTCAATCAGAACCTGTTGCCGACCGTGTGTGCGCTGCTGGAAGAGCGTCAGTGGCTGGCGGCAGATGCGTGGATTTACACTGAAAGTGAAACCGCGCCGTCTACCCTCGGCCTGCCGGGCGCCTGGCGCCTGCACCGCGAGCAGAAGTCCGGCCGGGTGTATTACGCGCTGTGGCATCGCCTGGTAGAAAGCGCCGTCTGA
- a CDS encoding pitrilysin family protein, translated as MNALARRAAGLLLSTVCLPLSALAADPQPTHEFTLDNGLKVVVREDHRAPVVVSQVWYKVGSSYETPGQTGLSHALEHMMFKGSAKVGPGEASLILRDLGAEENAFTSDDYTAYYQVLARDRLGVAFELEADRMASLRLPADEFSREIEVIKEERRLRTDDNPMSKAYERFKAMAYPASGYHTPTIGWMADLERMKVEELRHWYQSWYVPNNATLVVVGDVTPDEVKNLAQRYFGPIPKRDVPPAKIPLELAEPGERLLTMHVQTQLPSVILGFNVPGLATAEDKRSVQALRLLSALLDGGYSARISEQLERGEELVSAASTSYDAYTRGDSLFTLTATPNQQKKKTVAQAEAGLWRLLDELKAKPPTTEELERIRAQVIAGVVYQRDSITSQATAIGSLETVGLSWKLMDTELADLQSVTPEDIQKAARTYFTRERLSVAHVLPEETAHE; from the coding sequence ATGAATGCTCTAGCCCGCCGCGCTGCAGGCCTGCTGCTCAGCACAGTTTGTCTGCCCCTTTCAGCCTTGGCTGCCGACCCACAACCCACCCACGAATTCACCCTGGATAACGGCCTCAAAGTGGTCGTGCGCGAAGATCATCGCGCGCCGGTAGTGGTTTCACAGGTTTGGTACAAGGTTGGTTCGAGCTATGAAACACCCGGCCAGACCGGGTTGTCCCACGCCCTGGAACACATGATGTTCAAGGGCAGCGCCAAGGTCGGCCCCGGCGAAGCCTCGCTGATCCTGCGCGACCTGGGCGCCGAAGAAAACGCCTTCACCAGCGACGACTACACCGCCTACTACCAAGTGCTGGCCCGTGACCGCCTGGGCGTCGCGTTCGAGTTGGAAGCCGACCGCATGGCCAGCCTGCGCCTGCCGGCCGACGAGTTCAGCCGCGAGATCGAGGTGATCAAGGAAGAGCGCCGCCTGCGCACCGACGATAACCCGATGTCCAAGGCCTACGAGCGCTTCAAGGCCATGGCCTACCCGGCCAGCGGCTACCACACGCCGACCATCGGCTGGATGGCCGACCTTGAGCGCATGAAAGTCGAAGAGCTGCGTCACTGGTATCAGTCCTGGTATGTGCCGAACAACGCCACGCTGGTAGTGGTCGGTGATGTGACCCCGGATGAGGTCAAGAACCTTGCCCAGCGTTATTTCGGCCCTATCCCCAAGCGTGATGTGCCGCCCGCGAAAATCCCGCTGGAACTCGCCGAACCCGGCGAACGCCTGCTGACGATGCACGTGCAGACCCAACTGCCGAGCGTGATCCTGGGCTTCAACGTGCCGGGCCTGGCCACCGCCGAAGACAAGCGCTCGGTACAAGCCCTGCGTCTGCTCTCGGCGCTGCTCGACGGCGGCTATAGCGCGCGTATCTCGGAGCAACTGGAGCGCGGTGAAGAGCTGGTATCTGCCGCCTCGACCAGCTACGACGCCTACACCCGGGGTGACAGTCTGTTCACCCTGACGGCCACGCCGAACCAGCAGAAGAAAAAGACCGTTGCCCAAGCCGAAGCCGGCCTGTGGCGCCTGCTGGATGAGCTGAAAGCCAAGCCGCCGACCACCGAAGAACTGGAGCGTATCCGCGCTCAAGTGATTGCCGGCGTGGTCTATCAACGTGACTCCATCACCAGCCAGGCAACGGCTATCGGCTCCCTGGAAACCGTCGGCCTGTCCTGGAAACTGATGGACACCGAACTGGCCGACCTGCAAAGCGTGACGCCGGAAGATATCCAGAAAGCCGCACGCACTTATTTCACCCGCGAGCGTTTGAGCGTCGCCCATGTTTTGCCTGAGGAGACCGCTCATGAGTGA
- a CDS encoding sulfurtransferase, which yields MPLAQLISPQQLAERQKAAGLVILDCRFALEDPDYGLCSYAEGHIEGAQYADLERHLSGAVTKGVTGRHPLPAADTLAAQLRAWGINADTDIVLYDDGPGAYAARAWWLLAWLGKRDGVFILDAGLKAWHSAGFPLSLDAPVVEPGTFAGTPDNHLVLDAEHLQKRLGEPGMTLIDARAQARFRGDVEPIDPIAGHIPGAQCAAFNENLGSDGRFLPAEQLKQRFAAQLKGRSPEELVAYCGSGVTACHNLFALSLAGYPLGKLYAGSWSEWITDPAREVATGD from the coding sequence ATGCCGCTTGCCCAACTGATCAGCCCCCAGCAACTCGCCGAGCGCCAGAAGGCGGCCGGGCTGGTGATCCTGGATTGCCGCTTTGCCCTGGAAGACCCGGACTACGGGCTTTGCAGCTACGCCGAAGGGCATATCGAAGGTGCGCAATATGCCGACCTGGAGCGCCACCTCAGCGGTGCGGTGACAAAGGGCGTGACCGGGCGTCATCCGTTGCCGGCGGCGGACACCTTGGCCGCGCAACTGCGGGCCTGGGGCATCAATGCCGACACGGACATCGTGCTGTATGACGACGGCCCCGGCGCTTATGCCGCCCGAGCGTGGTGGCTGCTGGCCTGGCTGGGCAAACGCGACGGCGTGTTTATTCTGGACGCAGGCCTCAAGGCCTGGCACTCGGCCGGCTTCCCGCTGAGCCTGGACGCGCCCGTGGTTGAGCCGGGGACGTTTGCCGGCACCCCGGACAATCACCTCGTGCTGGACGCCGAGCACCTGCAAAAACGCTTGGGCGAACCGGGCATGACCTTGATCGATGCCCGCGCCCAAGCGCGTTTTCGCGGCGACGTGGAGCCTATCGACCCGATTGCCGGGCACATTCCTGGCGCCCAATGTGCGGCGTTCAACGAAAACCTGGGCAGTGACGGTCGCTTCCTGCCAGCTGAGCAGCTCAAGCAGCGTTTCGCTGCGCAGTTGAAGGGCCGCTCGCCGGAAGAGTTGGTGGCGTATTGCGGTTCTGGCGTGACGGCGTGTCACAACCTGTTTGCGCTGAGTTTGGCGGGTTACCCGTTGGGCAAGCTGTATGCGGGGTCGTGGAGCGAGTGGATTACCGACCCGGCGCGGGAAGTTGCTACCGGCGACTAA
- the ftsE gene encoding cell division ATP-binding protein FtsE encodes MIRFEQVGKRYANGHVGLHELSFRVRRGEFLFVTGHSGAGKSTLLRLLLAMERPTTGKLLLAGQDLATISNAQIPFLRRQIGVVFQNHQLLFDRTVFNNIALPLQILGLSKAEIVKRVDSALERVALSDKTDLYPGDLSTGQQQRVGIARAIVHRPALLLADEPTGNLDPRLAAEIMGVFEDINRLGTSVLIASHDLALIARMRHRMLTLQRGRLIGDGEAGV; translated from the coding sequence ATGATTCGATTCGAACAGGTCGGTAAACGCTACGCCAACGGGCATGTGGGCTTGCATGAGCTGAGCTTTCGAGTGCGTCGTGGCGAATTCTTGTTTGTAACTGGTCATTCGGGCGCGGGCAAAAGTACGCTGTTGCGGCTGCTGCTGGCCATGGAACGCCCGACCACCGGCAAGTTGCTGCTGGCGGGCCAGGATCTGGCCACCATCAGCAATGCACAGATTCCGTTCCTGCGCCGTCAGATTGGCGTGGTGTTCCAGAATCACCAGTTGCTGTTTGATCGCACCGTGTTCAACAACATTGCGCTGCCGTTGCAGATTCTCGGGCTGTCCAAGGCCGAGATCGTCAAGCGGGTGGACTCGGCCCTGGAGCGTGTGGCGCTGTCGGACAAGACAGACCTGTATCCGGGCGATTTGTCCACCGGCCAGCAACAGCGCGTCGGCATCGCCCGCGCGATTGTTCACCGCCCGGCCTTGCTGCTGGCGGACGAACCTACCGGTAACCTCGACCCGCGCCTGGCGGCCGAGATCATGGGCGTATTCGAAGATATCAATCGCCTGGGCACCAGCGTGCTGATCGCCAGTCACGACCTGGCGCTGATTGCGCGCATGCGCCACCGCATGCTGACCCTGCAACGCGGCCGCCTGATTGGTGATGGGGAGGCCGGCGTATGA
- a CDS encoding coniferyl aldehyde dehydrogenase — protein sequence MSANVAYLQDSQALDQLQDLFDAQRRAYAANPMPPAAQRQQWLKALRDVLSDERQALIDAISQDFSHRSADETLFAELMPSLHGIHYASKHLKGWMKPSRRAVGIAFQPASAKVIYQPLGVVGVIVPWNYPLYLAIGPLVGALAAGNRVMLKLSESTPATGELLKALLAKIFPEDLVCVVLGEAEVGMAFSKLRFDHLLFTGATSIGKHVMRAAAEHLTPVTLELGGKSPAIVSADVPLKDAAERIAFGKCLNAGQTCVAPDYVLVPEDRVEGFVEAYSKAVRGFYPTLTDNPDYTAIINDRQQARLNAYVKDATDKGATLIALYDQGQARRMSHSLLLNVSDEMTVMQDEIFGPVLPIVPYRGIDQAFAYINQRPRPLALYYFGYNKGEQNRVLHETHSGGVCLNDTLLHVAQDDMPFGGIGPSGMGHYHGHEGFLTFSKAKGVLVKQRLNAAKLIYPPYGKSIQKLIQKLFIR from the coding sequence ATGTCTGCCAACGTTGCCTACCTGCAAGATTCCCAGGCGCTGGATCAGCTCCAGGACCTGTTCGACGCCCAGCGCCGTGCCTATGCCGCCAACCCGATGCCACCGGCGGCGCAGCGCCAACAATGGCTCAAGGCATTGCGCGATGTACTCAGCGACGAACGCCAGGCCCTGATCGACGCGATCAGCCAGGACTTCAGCCACCGCAGCGCAGACGAAACCCTGTTCGCCGAATTGATGCCGAGCCTGCATGGCATTCACTACGCCAGCAAACACCTCAAAGGCTGGATGAAACCTTCCCGCCGCGCTGTAGGCATCGCCTTCCAACCGGCATCTGCCAAGGTCATCTATCAACCACTGGGCGTGGTCGGCGTGATCGTGCCGTGGAACTACCCGTTGTATTTGGCCATCGGCCCATTGGTCGGCGCGTTGGCGGCCGGTAACCGGGTGATGCTCAAGCTCAGCGAATCCACGCCCGCTACGGGTGAGCTGCTCAAGGCGCTGCTGGCGAAAATTTTCCCCGAAGACCTGGTGTGCGTGGTGCTGGGCGAAGCCGAAGTGGGCATGGCGTTTTCCAAATTGCGCTTCGATCACCTGCTGTTCACCGGCGCCACCAGCATCGGCAAGCACGTGATGCGTGCTGCAGCTGAACACCTGACCCCGGTGACGCTGGAGCTGGGCGGCAAGTCGCCGGCAATAGTCTCCGCCGATGTGCCGCTCAAGGACGCCGCCGAGCGCATCGCCTTCGGCAAATGCCTGAATGCCGGGCAAACCTGCGTGGCGCCGGACTACGTGCTGGTGCCCGAAGACCGTGTCGAGGGGTTCGTCGAGGCATACAGCAAGGCAGTTCGCGGGTTTTACCCAACCCTGACCGACAACCCGGACTACACCGCCATCATCAATGATCGGCAACAGGCCAGGCTGAATGCCTACGTCAAAGACGCCACCGACAAAGGCGCCACCCTGATCGCCTTGTACGACCAAGGCCAGGCACGGCGTATGTCCCACAGCCTGTTGCTGAATGTCAGCGATGAAATGACCGTGATGCAGGACGAAATCTTCGGCCCGGTGCTGCCGATCGTGCCGTATCGCGGCATCGACCAGGCGTTTGCCTACATCAACCAACGCCCTCGCCCGTTGGCCCTGTATTACTTCGGCTACAACAAGGGCGAGCAGAACCGCGTACTGCATGAAACCCACTCCGGCGGCGTGTGCCTGAACGACACCCTGCTGCATGTGGCCCAGGACGACATGCCCTTCGGCGGCATCGGACCTTCCGGCATGGGCCACTACCACGGCCACGAAGGGTTCCTTACGTTCAGCAAGGCCAAGGGCGTGCTGGTGAAGCAGCGCCTCAACGCGGCGAAATTGATCTACCCGCCCTATGGCAAGTCGATTCAGAAGTTGATTCAGAAGTTGTTTATTCGCTGA
- a CDS encoding TetR/AcrR family transcriptional regulator — protein MAPRVKTSERIVQTSLELFNQQGERSVSTNHIAAHMEISPGNLYYHFPNKQAIIAVLFREYEVLVDSFLRPPQGRAVTVEDKRFYLQAVLAGMWRYRFLHRDLEHLLESDPELATGYRRFSQRCLIQGGAIYQGFVDAGILNMDPVQTEALTLNAWIILTSWVRFLCTTNENSAHLSAEAIKRGVYQVLVLEAGFVTPQAKEAVDALFKEFYVPLNQALEEVK, from the coding sequence ATGGCACCACGAGTAAAGACCAGCGAGCGCATCGTGCAAACCAGCCTGGAGCTTTTTAACCAGCAGGGCGAGCGCAGCGTCAGCACCAATCACATTGCCGCCCACATGGAAATTTCCCCGGGCAACCTGTACTACCACTTCCCCAACAAGCAGGCGATCATCGCCGTGCTGTTTCGCGAATACGAAGTCCTAGTGGACAGTTTCCTGCGCCCGCCCCAGGGCCGCGCCGTCACCGTCGAAGACAAGCGTTTTTACCTGCAGGCCGTGCTGGCTGGCATGTGGCGCTACCGCTTCCTGCACCGCGACCTGGAACACCTGCTGGAAAGCGACCCGGAACTGGCCACCGGCTACCGGCGCTTTTCCCAGCGTTGCCTGATCCAGGGCGGCGCCATCTATCAAGGGTTTGTCGATGCCGGCATCCTCAATATGGACCCGGTGCAAACCGAGGCGCTGACCCTCAATGCCTGGATCATCCTCACCTCGTGGGTGCGATTTCTGTGCACCACCAATGAAAATTCCGCCCACTTGAGCGCCGAGGCGATCAAGCGTGGGGTGTACCAGGTGCTGGTGCTGGAGGCGGGGTTTGTCACGCCCCAGGCCAAAGAGGCGGTAGACGCCTTGTTCAAAGAGTTTTATGTGCCGTTGAACCAGGCACTGGAAGAAGTGAAGTAG